The DNA region GCCTTTCGGATCACGAGCAGTAATAAGACCGAAGTCATTCATGAATTTCATAAGTTTTGGAATGTTTGCCTGAGCTTTTTTATCCCAAACTGAAGCTGTGTGGCATCCTGACTGGTAAGCACCATCAACGACTGGCGAAATCACCGTAGCAGCCATAGACTCCAATTCCTGAGCAGTCATAAGACCTGTCGTGTCTTGCGAACCTACGATATTGACAGTTACACGAACATCAGATCCGGCATGCAACACTTTCCCCGGAGTCGTCCCAACAGCGTTTCTATTGAATATTTTCTCAACAGCTGTAAGACCTTGCCCTTCATTGGATATTTCCTTGGATGGAGCAAAAACAGGTAAAATATCTATACCTAAAACCTTAGAAGCGAATGTCTGAAGTTTTTTACCGAAAACAATTGCATAAGACCCTCCGGCTTTGATGAATTCTACTTTCTGAGGAGTGAATGCCTTAGAGATATCTATCAACTCTTTTTCGCCATTGTAAAGCTTCTTTTTCTTAGTGTTGATCGTCAGAACAGTACCAGTAGCAACTGAGTATGCCTGCTCGAGAACAGGTTCACCATTTTCATTGAGAACAGGTTTACCGTTTGCATCCAGCTTTTTCACCCAATTCTTGAGGTCAATTCCAATACCACCGGTAACGTCAACAGTTGTAAGGAAAATCGGAGAAATACCGTTTGTACCTCCAACAATTGGAGCAATATTAACAAACGGAACATATGGACTTGCTTGTTTACCAGTCCAGAGAGCCACGTTGTTTACACCTGACATTCTAGATGAACCTACTCCCATGGTACCCTTTTCAGCAATCAACATCACACTTTTATCCGGATGCTTTGCTTGCAACGCCTTGATTTCCTCTTGTGCCTGAGGAGAAATCATACATTTACCATGAAGTTCACGGTCTGAGCGTGAGTGCGCCTGGTTACCAGGAGAAAGTAAATCAGTCGAAATATCACCTTCTCCAGCAATATAAGTAACTACCTTAATTTCTTCAGGTACTTCGGGTAATTTAGTGAAGAATTCAGCCTTAGCATAACTTTCAATAATCTCTTTAGCGATTTTGTTACCATTTTTGAATGCCTCCTTTAGACGGTCTGTGTCCGCCTCATAAAGAAATACCTGTGTCTTAAGAACATTTGCAGCTTCTTTTGCTATAGCGGCCTCATTACTCAAGGCAAGATCAAGCAGAACCTTAATTGAAGGTCCACCCTTCATGTGAGACAACAACTCAAAAGCAAAAGCAGGAGTGATTTCTTTTACTACGGATTCACCCAGAATAATCTCCTTTAAAAACTTAGCTTTCACACCGGCAGCACTCGTAGTTCCAGGCAAAACATTGTAAATAAAGAACTTAAGAGAATCTTCTCGATATTCATTTTCTGAATCTTTAATCTGTGCAATGATTTCGCTAAGTAATTCAGCACCATCAATCGGCTTAGGATGAAGTCCCTGACCTTTTCGTTCTTCGATCTCCTTGAGATAATCCTTATAAGTGTTCATAACAGAAGTATTTTCAATATTTAAGGCAGATTTATAAAACAGTTGCTGGTAAACCACCTTAATTCTTTACCAGCCTGTATGAATTATAATTAATTTATTTTAGGAAGATGCTCCTTGCATACCACCCTGTTAAGACAAATTTACAAAAAGAATAATACCAAAAAACTCATATATAAATTTATAGAGTAATTAATTATTGAAAAATCCTTTAAATTTTAACCTCCCATTAACGAGTTATTATCCAGTTTTATATTCTCTCCTTAAAATTAAAAGTTACAAACAATCCCGGCAAAAGTGCAAAAAAGGCAAACCCTATATTAATCGAAAGCGTAAAAGCAAGAAATAAACACATTAAATCTAAGACATACTGAAAACATGTTACGCTTTTATTTTTACATGCTCACTTTATTAACATTTGCCGTCTGCCAAAATCAGGCTAATGCACAGGATGTTTCTAAAAGCACAACAGAGCTTTCTGTCTCGGTAAAAACAAAGGACGCTTCCAGCAAAGAATCAAAAGATGGTT from Sporocytophaga myxococcoides includes:
- a CDS encoding bifunctional aconitate hydratase 2/2-methylisocitrate dehydratase, producing MNTYKDYLKEIEERKGQGLHPKPIDGAELLSEIIAQIKDSENEYREDSLKFFIYNVLPGTTSAAGVKAKFLKEIILGESVVKEITPAFAFELLSHMKGGPSIKVLLDLALSNEAAIAKEAANVLKTQVFLYEADTDRLKEAFKNGNKIAKEIIESYAKAEFFTKLPEVPEEIKVVTYIAGEGDISTDLLSPGNQAHSRSDRELHGKCMISPQAQEEIKALQAKHPDKSVMLIAEKGTMGVGSSRMSGVNNVALWTGKQASPYVPFVNIAPIVGGTNGISPIFLTTVDVTGGIGIDLKNWVKKLDANGKPVLNENGEPVLEQAYSVATGTVLTINTKKKKLYNGEKELIDISKAFTPQKVEFIKAGGSYAIVFGKKLQTFASKVLGIDILPVFAPSKEISNEGQGLTAVEKIFNRNAVGTTPGKVLHAGSDVRVTVNIVGSQDTTGLMTAQELESMAATVISPVVDGAYQSGCHTASVWDKKAQANIPKLMKFMNDFGLITARDPKGVYHSMTDVIHKVLNDITVDDWAIIIGGDSHTRMSKGVAFGADSGTVALALATGEASMPIPESVKVTFKGNMKGYMDFRDVVHATQAQMLQKFSGENVFQGRVIEVHIGTLTADQAFTFTDWTAEMKAKASICISEDATLIESLEIAKSRIQIMIDKGMDNKNQVLQGLIDKANKRIAEIKSGEKPALAPDATAKYYAEVVVDLDLISEPMIADPDVNNADVSKRYTHDTIRPLSFYGGDKKVDLGFIGSCMVHKGDMKILAQMLKNIEAQKGKVEFQAPLVVAPPTYNIVDELKAEGDWEVLQKYSGFEFDDNAPKSAARTKYENMLYLERPGCNLCMGNQEKAEKGDTVMATSTRLFQGRVVEDAEGKKGESLLSSTPVVVLSTVLGRTPTIDEYKAAVQGINLTKFAPSNKQLVK